From Fusarium fujikuroi IMI 58289 draft genome, chromosome FFUJ_chr07, a single genomic window includes:
- a CDS encoding related to histone deacetylase HOS3, with product MASPNRPSLSVRRQSSARNLRQPEHDDLTQSLNQLSISTSPGRAPSRLSSEPASPFRPSGRRTSQSSAPNARALSRSPSRSREASRDTPTLLRKASMNSLRSSNGIGPGSTPSRRSSVVHHISPTQAKSPLSSTPPVLEKPRPTAISIAHDNLSDELQAHHGAKSTRPTQMIVVLNDAVYGHRFSRPRTSRAALSTIVERPERIKAAVLGISAAYVRLGGRHSEGEYPLHPKREAEDIHGIPFRIQKTERRLSLLSPAVVNVHGTKWMEELKMMCDAAESKLAMGGKELQRPQMNRGAEKADKFHEGDLYLCSESLNAMEGALGAVCEAIDTVFGPGPQRAFVGVRPPGHHCSASYPSGFCWVNNVHVGIMHAALNHGLTHAAIIDFDLHHGDGSQAITWQHNSRGNNAAKNAAAWKKSSIGYFSLHDINSYPCEMGDEEKVRSASICIDNAHGQTVWNVHLEPWKSEEEFWKLYETRYIVLLDKVRNYLRNQAERLRESNLPPKAAIFFSAGFDASEWESAGMQRHKVNVPTEFYARIAQDVVKLAAEEGLHVEGRVISVLEGGYSDRALCSGILSHLSGLAGDQTYAQEPDNVGRLGVEMGQKIGSLSGEMSYSFEQKPSLDSVHAYNPSWWSPSHLDELEALMEVPNGPAKKPQSATLPTYFSPTQASTAKVSDPIKMRRSLSNLGASMTRPPSPPPPEVPWAIAAHELSKLLIPFTRQTGSCKPEELNAEASKARRDRQSIIMGIDPNPPAASSSRPTSRMSLRERRAKAAPPPESTTEKAPTIRRRTMGAAPISSDKAAARGVPSRTNSGEPAVRRTSRRLSEIPASLTRDVSPDEADRPEVVEHARTVPNSPMTTKSVASANPPVKKARTSTAPRKEPAPRAPRDTKKATTTAGPSRPTTAAQKAKSPAKASKKDGASSTGGDDIDSITSGMKKIRINLITQSQKEAKERARLEAEKAKGKESSITYKPAAASSSTEHSSPATNHDQTSVSASVETQDISPTQPAPGNARIPSPPTTASSSRIMSPSQEQSAFESSAQVTQLMSPPLSSPAIPSVSVHPSMDADDIFVPYQLEGPAPEPVAQSEPLKWLPPNVPTPSEQTPAATPSPAKKSNLFQYTSGIPFAPRPGQGPSEPKAAEQGVQPEPTPPNPVEEIPE from the exons ATGGCTTCGCCAAACCGCCCATCGCTGTCGGTTCGGCGGCAGTCTTCTGCACGGAATCTCAGACAGCCCGAACATGACGACTTGACGCAGTCCCTGAATCAACTCTCTATCTCTACTTCGCCCGGCCGAGCTCCGTCCCGCCTCTCCTCTGAGCCAGCCTCTCCCTTCCGTCCATCGGGTCGTCGCACGTCGCAGTCGTCTGCACCAAATGCTCGGGCTCTGTCCCGTAGCCCGTCCCGGAGCCGTGAAGCGTCTCGGGACACACCTACACTACTACGAAAGGCGTCTATGAACTCGTTGCGCTCCTCTAACGGTATTGGGCCAGGTTCGACTCCTTCGAGACGTTCCAGCGTGGTGCATCACATATCACCAACTCAGGCCAAATCGCCTCTATCGTCTACTCCTCCTGTGCTGGAGAAACCTCGACCAACTGCGATTTCCATTGCACATGATAATCTGAGCGACGAGCTGCAGGCGCATCATGGCGCGAAATCCACTCGCCCAACCCAGATGATCGTCGTGCTGAACGATGCTGTCTATGGACATCGCTTCTCACGACCCCGAACTTCTCGTGCCGCTCTCAGTACTATCGTCGAACGCCCGGAACGAATAAAGGCAGCTGTGCTGGGTATATCTGCAGCGTATGTCCGCTTGGGTGGAAGACATTCTGAGGGTGAATATCCACTTCACCCAAAGAGAGAGGCTGAGGACATTCATGGCATTCCATTCCGGATACAGAAGACAGAACGTAGACTCTCTCTTTTGTCACCAGCTGTAGTAAATGTGCATGGGACAAaatggatggaagagctCAAAATGATGTGCGATGCAGCCGAATCGAAGCTTGCAATGGGGGGAAAGGAGCTGCAGAGACCACAGATGAACAGAGGGGCTGAGAAAGCTGACAAGTTCCACGAAGGTGATCTCTACCTTTGCTCAGAGTCTCTGAACGCTATGGAGGGTGCTCTGGGAGCTGTTTGCGAAGCCATCGACACTGTTTTTGGTCCCGGACCTCAGCGGGCCTTTGTTGGCGTGCGACCTCCAGGTCATCATTGTTCCGCCTCCTATCCTTCGGGCTTCTGTTGGGTCAATAATGTCCACGTTGGTATCATGCATGCAGCTCTGAACCATGGGCTCACGCATGCTGCTatcattgactttgatctTCACCATGGTGATGGCTCTCAAGCCATTACATGGCAGCACAACTCTCGAGGAAACAACGCTGCCAAGAATGCGGCAGCATGGAAGAAGTCTTCGATTGGCTATTTCAGCTTGCACGACATCAACTCGTATCCGTGTGAAATGGGCGATGAAGAAAAGGTTAGAAGCGCCAGTATCTGTATCGACAATGCACACGGGCAGACAGTTTGGAATGTCCATCTGGAGCCATGGAAGTCCGAGGAAGAATTCTGGAAACTCTACGAGACCAGGTATATTGTGCTCTTGGACAAGGTTAGAAACTACCTCAGGAACCAGGCAGAGCGATTGAGAGAATCAAACTTGCCCCCAAAGGCTGCCATATTCTTCTCTGCTGGCTTTGATGCCAGTGAATGGGAGAGCGCAGGAATGCAGCGTCACAAGGTCAACGTGCCGACAGAATTTTATGCCCGTATTGCCCAGGATGTCGTCAAATTggcagctgaagaaggacTTCACGTTGAAGGTCGAGTGATCAGCGTGCTAGAAGGCGGCTATAGCGATCGAGCTTTGTGCTCTGGTATCCTAAGCCATCTTAGTGGACTTGCTGGAGATCAGACTTACGCTCAAGAGCCAGACAATGTTGGCCGACTTGGTGTCGAAATGGGACAGAAGATTGGATCCCTCTCCGGAGAAATGTCGTACAGCTTCGAGCAAAAGCCGTCATTGGACTCTGTTCATGCTTACAACCCATCATGGTGGTCGCCATCCCATTTggatgagctcgaggctTTGATGGAGGTTCCAAATGGTCCAGCTAAGAAGCCGCAGAGCGCTACCCTCCCAACCTACTTCTCACCAACACAGGCATCAACGGCTAAGGTCTCAGATCCCATCAAGATGCGACGTAGTTTGTCCAACTTGGGTGCGTCTATGACCAGGCCTCCATCGCCACCTCCGCCAGAAGTTCCTTGGGCCATTGCAGCCCATGAGCTCAGCAAGCTCCTGATTCCTTTTACTCGTCAAACCGGTAGCTGTAAGCCTGAGGAACTGAATGCAGAGGCAAGCAAGGCGAGACGAGATCGCCAATCAATAATCATGGGCATTGATCCCAACCCTCCTGCTGCCTCTTCTTCGCGTCCAACCTCGCGAATGTCTCTCCGTGAGAGGAGAGCCAAGGCAGCGCCCCCTCCCGAGTCTACCACTGAAAAGGCGCCGACAATCCGTAGAAGAACAATGGGTGCTGCTCCCATCTCTTCGGACAAG GCGGCTGCGCGCGGTGTTCCTTCGAGAACAAACAGTGGTGAACCGGCAGTGAGGAGGACCAGTCGCCGTCTTAGTGAGATCCCGGCATCCCTCACAAGAGATGTATCACCAGACGAAGCAGATCGGCCTGAGGTAGTGGAACACGCTCGTACAGTCCCCAACTCACCCATGACTACGAAATCCGTTGCCAGCGCCAATCCTCCAGTCAAGAAGGCAAGGACTTCTACTGCCCCTCGCAAGGAACCTGCACCAAGAGCACCTCGGGATACCAAGAAAGCTACTACCACCGCTGGCCCTTCGCGACCTACCACAGCTGCACAGAAAGCCAAGTCGCCAGCCAAGGCTTCGAAGAAGGACGGTGCATCTAGCACGGGTGGCGATGATATTGACAGCATCACCTCTGGTATGAAGAAGATTCGTATCAACCTGATCACCCAGTCTCAGAAGGAAGCCAAAGAGCGAGCTcgccttgaagctgagaaggccaagggcaaAGAATCCTCTATCACATACAAGCCTGCCGCAGCATCTTCGAGTACTGAACACTCATCACCAGCCACTAACCACGATCAAACCTCCGTCAGTGCTTCCGTTGAGACGCAAGATATCTCTCCTACTCAACCTGCACCGGGCAATGCCCGCATCCCTTCACCACCTACCACTGCCTCGTCGAGCAGAATTATGTCTCCCTCACAGGAGCAATCCGCTTTTGAATCCTCTGCGCAAGTCACTCAGCTGATGTCTCCTCCCCTGAGTTCTCCTGCCATCCCCTCCGTTTCCGTACACCCTAGCATGGATGCAGATGATATCTTTGTTCCTTACCAACTCGAAGGCCCTGCTCCTGAGCCCGTTGCTCAGAGCGAGCCTTTGAAGTGGCTTCCACCTAACGTACCAACACCATCTGAGCAAACGCCTGCCGCGACACCTAGCCcggccaagaagagcaatCTTTTCCAATACACTTCCGGTATCCCATTTGCCCCTCGCCCGGGACAGGGACCAAGTGAGCCCAAAGCCGCGGAGCAGGGTGTTCAGCCAGAGCCAACCCCGCCAAATCCTGTCGAGGAAATTCCCGAGTAG
- a CDS encoding related to histidinol-phosphatase, producing MAFTLHSHSGEFCPGHAKDQLEDIVKHAISVGYKTIGFTEHMPRYDLRDLYPEELDNPQAALEALPPRHEAYLVEAQRLQREYASQIHILIGFEAEFIRPNCAAHVRKLAEHPIVDYFIGSVHYVHSTPIDYNKEMFATAREASSRKTEESLYEDYYDLQYDMLKELRPRVVGHFDLVRLMSEDPARDVRQWNGVWDRILRNLALAREQDGWLEVNSAGLRKGLAEPYPGSIIAEEWIKLGGKFTFCDDSHGIAQVATNYPRTVTYLESLGVKEVWCLKRTPNSGVDGTMRATVEEVSVPLSAFREHFP from the exons ATGGCGTTTACATTACACTCACATTCTGGCGAGTTCTGCCCTGGCCATGCCAAAGACCAACTCGAAGATATCGTCAAACATGCCATCTCCGTTGGTTACAAGACCATTGGCTTCACAGAGCACATGCCTCGCTATGATCTACGCGATCTCTATCCCGAAGAG CTCGATAACCCTCAAGCTGCTCTAGAAGCTCTCCCTCCTCGTCATGAAGCATATCTCGTGGAAGCTCAGCGTCTTCAGCGCGAGTATGCCTCACAGATTCACATTCTCATTGGCTTCGAGGCTGAGTTCATCCGCCCAAACTGCGCAGCACACGTTCGCAAACTCGCTGAGCATCCCATTGTTGATTACTTCATCGGCTCGGTGCATTACGTCCACAGCACTCCCATTGACTACAACAAGGAGATGTTTGCCACAGCTCGTGAAGCAAGCAGTCGCAAGACTGAAGAGTCGCTCTATGAGGATTACTACGATCTTCAGTACGACATGCTCAAGGAGTTGCGCCCGCGCGTTGTAGGACACTTTGATCTCGTGCGGTTGATGAGTGAAGATCCAGCCCGGGATGTTCGGCAGTGGAACGGCGTTTGGGACCGCATTCTGCGAAATCTGGCTCTTGCGAGGGAGCAGGATGGATGGCTTGAGGTTAACAGCGCGGGACTGAGAAAGGGACTCGCTGAACCTTACCCTGGTAGCATAATTGCCGAG GAATGGATTAAGTTGGGAGGCAAGTTCACTTTCTGCGATGACAGTCACGGCATTGCACAGGTAGCCACCAACTATCCCCGAACAGTCACTTATCTCGAGAGTCTGGGCGTCAAGGAGGTCTGGTGTCTCAAGAGGACACCTAACTCTGGCGTGGATGGAACAATGAGAGCTACTGTTGAGGAAGTCAGTGTTCCTCTGAGTGCGTTCCGGGAGCATTTCCCATAA